The genome window TTCAGCCCATTTCATGTCTGCTCTATTCTCGCTATATGTTTTGAATGGGACAGTGTGCTGTTTCAAATTGTCTCTCAGTGATGACACGTGAGTGACACAGGAGCGTCAGTGACAGCCGCTCCTAAGAAAAGCACCAGTGGTTTTTTTATATCCCTGTTACTGAGCTCTTCCTGTTCTGCCTGTGAGATGCAGTCTGGTATTTGTAGCTATGGTACGAAGGAAGAAGAGCAATGTTCTACCTGAGTGATGCCTGTCACATGACCTCCTGGCAAGTGGTGGTGCTCGCACCCCAATGAGGGCGGGACATGGCGGGAACGCTTCTGCAACTGGTGCCTCAGCTTGGCCACCTGAGGGCAGAGTGGTGAATAAAATGAAACGCATTCATTCTGAAAAGAGAAGCGGTTACACATTTTTCCCCCTGGGGCTGTTTTAGTTACATGCTACGAGTGAGAGGCTGcagaataaataatataaacctGTGGAGTGAGAAACAGAGCAGATCCATGACCTGCCGTTATAATGAACTGAAACACTTGCCTCCCTCAGGTGCTCTGCACTGCCCCACGATGCTGAGCGCTTGTGTCCACCAGCACTTCTCCTTCCCTGAGTCTCCTCTGCCCAGGAACTTGgagtctttaaaaaaatacaaataaagggAGGGGAATTaagatatcggacagataaaaatataaaatctgatacaatccaaaatgcaaaaatgtaaataaaaaacagcaaaaccaTTTTATccgagtcatgtttgggatggttatttcttcatttggggagaacaatatttgtgacacatttgaaaaatgatgcCTTTGAAATGAGCACAAATTAATTAACAGCTtaatagttcataaatggtctaaaatgactgtatcggtattggtagatactcgagtttctGATATTGTTTTTGGACACAAAAAGGTGGCATCGTCCCAACTTTAATTCAACCTGGTGACTATAATCAAGTCTGATAGTGACATGGAGCCCCGCAGCTGTCTTGCACACCTGCCCAACAACAGCTGTacagaggaagacaaagaaaaaaaacactatgaGCTGCAAAACAGCTTCacttccacaaacacacacacacacacccaaaccaAATTTGTTTTAAAGACTATAAATACAGAGTGACTATCAGCATTCCACACTTCAATGCACTAACATATAATCATACATACAGCTGTTATATACAAAACTGTAGAGGagaaaacaggaacaggaagtttTTGTGCGGTTATTTCAAAAGTCACAACTCTATAACTTCCTCCTGCCACTCATATGTCTGTACCGATTTCTTGACTTTGACTCTGGATCTTCTACCAGTGGGAGTCTGGGTGGCCGCTGCCACTTGTTGGTTGGGTGCAGGTGAGTGGAAATTCATCATCACCAGGTGAAACCCAGGCGGAGGTGCGCAACAGATTCTCAGCAGTTCTGGtgcctccaccacctcctcagAGTCAACTGCTTCAGACGCTCGCTAACAATCTGAGCCACTCACTGGTGTCCATGACATTCATTAGGCGGCTAACATTACACCCAGTCATTTAGCTCTCGCTGCCTGCAGCATGGTTACGTCACAGCTCTCTGTCCCCCAGAAAATTCAgcctgtttttttaagtgtcagCCACACAACTCAGAGAAATCTGGCCAGCGCCACAGCTGcccacaggaaaacaccagctccCATCTTCTGTTCGGTCCATTCCCCTCGTACACAACCCATCGCCAGGCTTCATAAGTCAAAATGCAGTCAGTCATACAGTGACATTGGTGTAGAGTTACGGCTGCCACCTCCCCATCACCCAGCACCAACAACCCCACCCTCCACAAAACATGACCAGAGTATCATGGAACACAGATCTATAAAAAGACTCAAAGGTAGCACAGCATTCGGATTGCATGGCTAATGTTTCGACTCCTGCCTGCAATATGACCACAATAACAGAGAGAGATAAGTAAAAACCTCACATTTTGCAATTCCTCATCTTTAAACAGCTGGAAGAACTGATTTGTATCTCTAAAAAACCTATGGATGGAGTGCCATGCAATTTTGTACATGAATCTCTCCAACTTTAATCATCATTTTTCCTCTGGCACCAGTTTGAGATTCACATTGATCATGTCGCTATTAAGATGAATTATGGCGACTTTGGGATTCTCTTATCATTTTTAAGCAACAACCCAAATTTACGTCAGTAAACAAAGTCTAAACTATATTGTTTTGTGCTGATTAGAGCTGAAATATCTAagtgtgatttgatttgcactatagtatttttttttttaggtcaagCTTCAGTCCAATATTTTCtgaattatacatttaaaacatgtcataGCATTATGACATGTTTCGATGAATCAGTTAAACtgattttgcagcttcttaaatgtgaatattttctggtttctttgctctgcacaataaagaaataattcaaactgaataatttagGGCAATTGAAGACATGCGAGAACGTCgtcatcaacattttctgacattttctggatcaaacgattacttgattaatcgagaaaacaactgacatattaatcgattatgaaaatagttagTCTCTCTACTGCGTGAATCATCgccatcaacattttctgacattttctggatcaaacgattacttgattaatcaagaaaacaactgacatattaatcgattatgaaaatagttagTCTCTCTACTGCGTGAATCACTCTGTCCTGTTTTATCATTAAATGTCATACATTTAAGggttcatattttaaataataacttatgaatattatgaaaatgttttgtctttgtgaatTTTTCTGTTACTGTTAGTTattttgtctgtctgtaacCCTGTCATATGATTTGTTtccaatgtgtgtgtattacgcTTTTCTTTAAACATTTCTGTCGTAGAACGTAGTACAAtaaaaaatttacaaaataaaatgtgttaattgtATTTTTGCAACTTGCAAATTATGAGAAAATGCTtcaaaagaccaaaaaaaaaaggagaacaacCAGTTATATCATCTGAAGTCATGTAGAGGAACCGTGGCAGAATGGCAGGGTGCTTGTGtgcatgcaagtgtgtgtgtggttgaggaGAATGCTGGGGGATGGGGTGTCTGTATAAATGAGGTCAGGCGGGGTCTGTTCCTCACAATGGAGGCAAAGGGGGTTCGTTTGGGTTAAAACCGTGTCAGGAGCGAGGAGACGAAGCTGCGGAGCTTGGTGATGGTAGTTGGGGCTTTGTGCACTAGTTAAGAGCAGATACagttgaggggggggggggggggtgagattGCAGTAAGGGAAGAACAGCAGACtttgaagaagaacaaaaacgACTATTTCCAGTTGGCTGCCTTCTACTCACAGGGTGGAAATGGAACCACCAGACACCTGCAGTGCTAACATCAGATATCATGTGCTCTACACAAACACTTCACATTCAAGAAAAACGTCCAAACTCTTATCCTCACCATGCAGGAACAGCTTGTACAGAAAATACCGGTTGTGACACCTTTGACTACTGTTATTAACCCACAAAGTATCACAGCTAAGTCTGCTAAGGCAGAGTCATGATATAATGATATTCACCTGTGTGGCTTTGTTGCTGACACAGGTAACAGCCGCCATGCCCTCGGCCTCTTTGGGCCACTGCCCCTGCAGATATGGTCCAACGATGGCATCTAAAGACAGAGTTCTGCGGATTGTGGGTTTGGGAGGACGAGCCGCAGTCCTGTCTGCTGTTTTGGAAACACATGAAGTCAGTTAGTATGTCAGCGTTGTGCAAATCTTCATGTCAAAACTATTTCTGCCTCACAGAAGGGCGAGGAACTTACTCTGGGCTGATCATATTTAGCTTGTAGGGACACTGCAGGCAACTCTCTGTAGGAGGCTAAATACTATTTTATAACACCAGTGGTAATTGTTCACAAAATTGCTCCCAGGCTTCCTCCCCACCATCATTCATGCAGTTTGTCAAGTTGTGCAAGttcatttgagtgtgtgtgtgtaaaaactcAGACAGATGTGATGTGGATAAAGTTTTTGACCTTGAAACAAAGACATccaggggtgggaatcacagggaaCCTCATGTtacgatacgcgatacatggtccacgacaCCAATAATATACCGAtgcaacgattctgtgataatcaatatattgcaagacaatcgtCAGATTTCTACATCCTCAAAGTCGTCCCCtgtatgtttcatgttttaaaatggaAGCTTACcatgcaaacaaaaatgagaaaTCTCTGACGTGCTTGTGAAAGGGGAGTGGCGAGTGGAGTCGTACCTCGTTGGTTACATTATTAAAGCTTTCACACGGCACTGCGCCGGCACGGTTGCAAAAGCAAATTTTGGTTCGCTTCCACAATGAGGCAATCCACTATGTTTCCACCgctgtgtttatttcatgttaagCATTGATTAACGCCCACTGTTGATGAAGTAGGGTGGTGGACCTTTGGTAATGGGTGTGAACGCGGGTTGGTTAACTGTGCTTGCACGTTGAAAAAGTGCAATCTTTtcttacacacttgacctttagtgcctgaccctaaccttaaccgaaccacaattcacatttttcctctaatctaatccagtaactcagaaattaggttctgcctcattaggaccaggctctggtcctaatgaggttaagtgtttataccagaaaatgtcctaaaaagGGAGCAAAAATTAGCGCGTACATACACCCTCTATGCTGTCATCAGGTTGCCCAGGTTACAGGGCAGAAAGGATGTATAAATAAACACCACTACATGCAAATGTGACTTTCTTGGACATGTTTAAAGACCAAACATGCCCGCAGTAGAACAAAGAAGCCTTTAAGGCGGCTGCTGTTTTAGCATGAAGCATGCAGCAGGTCAGAGTGCAAAGGGGGAAACTGAGCGTCCAAATAACATCGGGAGAGCCTTCATTGTTAGCTCaactttctgttttatttagacGGTGGATCGAGCACAGAGCTGGCTTTACTTAAAGTGATTAAAAGTGCAGTTTGTTATCTCCTAGCACGAGTTTGCACTGTCGTCGTCACATCAAGACAACAAACACTTTTGTCCAATAAATGTGTGCGACTATCAGCatgtgttaaagaaaaaaaaacactgttgctCTAGTTTAATATAACACGcacactgtttttctttaaagcaaAAATGATCTTTCCATTATAGATCAGTTATATTCTCTGTTTGTCAAAAAAATTCTCAGAggctcattttcatttgagcaAGAAGGCTAAACTTAAACATAAGGTTgttgtatgaaaataaaaacaggaaaggCTCAAACTCTTTGCTTTGTAAGAATCAGAACAAGAACATGTTTGGCAGTTTTGCCTAGGGCTGAATCGAAATTTcgaattttaatttttaaagcgCAGGACGCGCAATATGTCTTctagccaaaatgtgtgtcaagtGACCAATTTAAGTGACAATTTAGATATTGTCCTGACCGATACACATATTCtaaagactgaagaaaacatgtgtttctcacagatctgcacaaatatcacacagtaatcacatgttattcaaatgaaaatgagaataattattttaataattaaccCTACCATTCCCCTCTCATATCACaatcgcaatttcagtcaaaaatactcacaattagatattcagttcagccctagttttgacagaaaaatgacTGATCGAAAGCGATTAATGGATTTGAAGTTGGTACTGAttcattttctgtcaaacaAGAGTTATGCTTTGACACCACTTCTTCCCTCTTTGATGAACTACAGACAGTTTGGTAATACAACAAAGTGCACATAGacgttgttactgtacttaagtacaaattGAAGGATTTGtaattactttgttatttatatttgtaccaacttttacttttacttctaaaaacTTAAGTGCATTTTATGTCAGCAAATATAaaaagtatccctttaaggtacttaaTACAAGACTGAGTGCAGAGAAGATAAATCCATGTTGTTGTTGGAAAGAAAGAAGTTAAACCTATGGTGCAATTGGTGCCATCTGTTTTAGGCTTAATGGTGATACATTGACACCAAACACTGGCCCACATGGAAGTGGATGCATGAATTTGCAGTGacccccccttctcctcctcctcctcagtgagcGTGGATTTACCAGTCTTGACCTCTCTGCTGAGAAGTGCTGCGCCTCTCTGGAGCTGGTATGGCACTGTGGCTTTGAGGGGATGCAGGCTGGGGTTGCTGCACCCCCGAGGAGCTCCTCCACTTCTGCTGGACATCCCCCACTCTGCTCCCACGGCCGGGCTcagattatacacacacacacacacacgcacacacacacacacacacacagacagctctTTTTCCTACTctttccttgttgttgttgctgctgctactgctctTCTCTCCCACCACATTCACAAAGATGATCCACAGCAGTGCGTGGGCCTCGTCTCGTGCACCCTGTCTGAGATTTCTTTtgtaatgatgaagatgaagaagaccatGATTTCTGGCCACAGCTTATTCCCAAGTTTGCAGCCGAGTGAAACTTGCAGCTCACTTGATGAAAAGTTCTCCCTCCTTCTTCATGTTGACGTGAGAGGAGCaggaagacagacaggcagTTTTCTGGTAAGTCTAACTGTGCACAGACTTCTGActacacattcacaacagctcaacCTGTGTACATATCGCGTTGAGGGCAACACCTACAGCAGCGAGCTGATTGGCTGCTCCAGAATACTACTGGGCTCTCATTGGCCATCACATCTGTCCGTCATATAAAAGCTGGGGAGAAAGAAAACCCTTAAAGTTTCCACCCACTTTGctgaattttctttctttcttcttccacGATGTCGAACATGCCTCTTCCACTCCTCCCCCTCAAACCCACATCCAAATCCCACTctatccactgtgtgtgtgtgtgtttggtactactttaggacattttctggtgccAGTATAGTCCTCATGtggaccaaagcctggtcctaataatGTAGAACCTCAATTATGAGGCACTGGTTCAGGTTAGAATTaaagtgtgtaacttctgttgcctAAACACTCAGTGGGTTCACATGCATAAGTCGgattaagacaataatttgtttttcttagtgCCATGTAAGTACgatagtccgactaaaatcgagccaggcttagtcggactaacatacctggataatacgattcatagtctgattactcctgcatctATATggtttcagagaactgggggTCATTCGTTAACCGCAACAGTTCGCTGCTGCATCTCTTAATGCTGTATTACCTTATTGGCTGTTTTGCTTGTTGCACCTTCAGTCATgatgtgtcaccacagacacataataataaaagcactgctatactgagaaacacagagagagtcagcgctgtgtgaactcatttgacttAGCTTACTCTTGCttctaataaaaaaattaaatggttATAATTGcttcatgtttttatcattGTAACAGTGAGTCTGCTTctagtttttccctctttcaatCCAGCTGTTCAGGCGGCGGTCGTCCACCCTGAAATTTGCTTCTCTTAGCGTCTTCCCGTTAAAAATGTCGAGgattttttctttccactgtcACCATGTGaggaaatgtttatttctgtagTCCTAATAAGGTCAGAACTTTACCGCGTGAAGTGTCTCGAGATGTTCTGGACTGCATGTTGTTATTCGGTGCTGTACAAATAGAGAATAATGATTTGGTTTGAATATGCCCTCCATTAAGTGTCTCTCCCATTATTTTTTACAGGGAGGTCAGAGTCTATAAAGCTGCAGCTGTATCCTGTAAGTGGTAGAAGTTTAGGATCTCCATTAAAAAGTACATCTATCCTTCTGTTTCAGGGGATCCTATTGCTCTCTTATttggttagaattaggtttgcattatttttttatggagAATATGAGAATTCAGGTCACtcaatgtattatattatgctagtgtttctcaatcctcgCTGACACACCTGATTTGAATtaatggctcgttatcaggcttctgcagaacTTGCTGACGAGCTGACTAttggaatcaggtgtgctggagcagggaaacatctagaACATGCAGGGCACTGGGACCAGAGGACCAGGATTATGCCTCATGAAGCCTTTTAATGGTACACCACAGGGTGGAGCCAGAGTACATGTGGCCCATGCCATACAGTCCATACTCCAGCCACATAAAATATGTTTGGAGTAATAATATTTCCATTAACCTCCCATGAACCATTTTCACAATCACTGTTTTGTCTTTAGTTGTCTTCagcatttttctattttcatgtTTCAATAAATCTTAacttttgtgaacaaaacaatgAGTGTTTACCCATCTCAGATCTCATTATAAAACTGCATTGAAGGTGGGGACAGAGCACAGACCTGCATTGTTCTTCCTCTGCTGATGTACACAACAGACTGTCGTTAATGGAAAAAAGACAGTTTATTGCAACATAAAAAACACCCCACAATtacataaatgaacaaaattGACGGCTTGAAATCtgattgaataaataaataaataaatagactaCAACAGTTTgtggtgtttgatttttcaagcAGGAATCATATGCATCTCCAGGGGAGACAGACCCCAAGTACCCTTCAGTCTAACTCACAAAACAGACAGCAataagacagagaaagacagtgtAAAAGCCCATCCTCTACCTCAAATATATAATCTTGATCTCTGACAATGATAATCACATCCCTTTGTCAGTGGCTGCATCCACAGAACAGCCAGAGCTGTTTTGGTTGTATTTAGATGAGGAAAACAGAAGCAAAAAGCTCACTACTACACAGATGATACATTTTAAGGAAGGAAATAAACTGATGCTTTGGTGGAATTGCATGATCTTGTCTAAAGGAGATTCACAAACGTTACAGAGCGGTGGttgggagagtgtgtgagaaGTTAATAAGGGACACAACCAAAGTTGATGGATCCTTTCGGGTTGAAGATGACTTCACTCTTGTGTACAAAAATccaaagatggatggatgtagagTCTTGGTCAACGCAGCATCACCAGGCGGACAGGCTGGGGGTGAAATCTCAGTTGCGGTTAGTTAGCTGGGGGAGAGTGCAGGGCTGGGGTCAGTGCTGATGTTGACCAAACACTCGCTGGACTTGAGGCTGGCCAGAGACTTAGAGCTCGGCAAAGATGCCAGAGAGCCGCAGAGACCCAGCATGGAAGGAGTGTTGTCTTTTCCTGCATGGACAAAATCAGCTCATGATCATGCATAGTTCAAGCTGCCCACATGGAACACCACAAACAAGCATCAAGCCTGTCTTTGTGTCACTGGCTGCCACTGAAGGGGTCTTATGCAGTTGGGAAAGTATACAAATACACTACCCAGCCATAACAAAGTTACATacatcttataatataatattttgctTAGCGCCTATCATACAAGCCTGTGGAGGCAGTGCTATGATTTAGGGTTGCTTCAGTTGGGTCAAAGCTGAGCAACGTtttgaggtcagctgactacctaaacctaaatatactgaatgaccagTTCTTTCAGGAATATTCCCTGATGACAACGCCAGGATTTATCATGCTCAAATTGTTAAAGAATTGTTAAGAGACCATGAGTCACATGGACTgaccaccacagagtccagaccttaacctcATTCAGAAGCGTTTGAATGCACTGGAGAAGACTTAACAGAGTGGATCAAAACAGGTGCTGTGACACTGAGTAATCTTTATCAAAgtaatgccacagtgaatgtgtTCCACGATCAAGCTGAATTTTCAGTGTGCAATTTTGTTTTTCGACTGTGCGGTGTCTATTCAAACTCAATCAGAAGCACTACATCATTAGTGTGGTGGCCTTTGTGCTAATGAAAATAAAGCACCACTCATTTTAAGAAAATGAATCAAGTTATGCCTTTCCTCCTCAAATAAATATCTGTGAGCTCAATATCGGCACTACAAACCTCCACACGTTTTACTGCACACGCTGTAATGAATACATTGTgatgtacaataaaaaaaaaagtcattttaccTGCTGAAGTCCAGTCAGCATCTCCGTTCTGTCTCCCGTCAGTCCTCTGGGAGTCAGAGTTCAGACTGATTTCAGCAGACAGCTGCTCAAAACTGTGGAAACTCCTCCTGGATTGACAGAGACATCACCATGGGCACAAATTAACACTGGGTACCATGCTGTGCAGTAATGGCAAGTCTTGTTACACTACATTTATTTCAAGAAAGAGTCATAGTTCTGGTTCTGGCTACGCTTTGGAGTCTCAGAACCTTGGTGCTTTCTGGCGGCCACACTCACACCAGTGTAACACCAGCACTTTTTCTGTAATACTTCCTCAACTTCGCGCTCATCTTCATAACCCAGAATATCACTGATGAAATCATGGTTTGTGAGGAAGAACAAACTATTTTTTGGTTCCAGGCTGAGAACCCACTTTTCAGGTTCCAAatcaattttgttttgtttgaatgtgCTAGCTGCTTCAAAATTAGGTGTGGGAACTGGAACGGGCTAAcagagaggcaaaaaaaaacattaacaaagacAATCTGAACTGATAACTTTACCTGCGGAACAGTTTGACATCGCCTTGGTTGTTTGTGATGGTGGACCACTGGTTGACCAGCGGAATGGAGAGATCTTTATCCAGATGAGAGGAATCACAGGGTGTAAGGGCCGAGCTGAACAAATCACAGACAAAACAGATTCATGTCAGGAGAAATACTATACATTCCAGGAAAATACCATTTACCTAAatagagtaaaagtaaaaattgtgtatctcttcttcttcttctttatcagATGTGTCGCCTCATAAACTGGCAACATCAAAAATTGCATCTGCATGAACTTTTCGTTTCATCTGCTATAAAGAAACATATCTGGTTACATTGTGGACATTCATAGACCAATAACTTAATTCTACTGAGAAAAATGTTCCATCAACAACAACTGTTCCttattatatgtttatattaaaatgtcaaCTTCATCTCCTTGTTAAAACCATTAGAAAAGTTAACTGAATGTCATCCAAGCAGGATGTGGTGTGATTATCTCAGGAGCATATGGTTTCATTTGGAATGTTTTACAAGGTCAGTATGAACTCAGTGTTGTTGTCATGCTTCATTACAGCTGTGCCTGTAGCTCCAGCACAATGGCCTCCAGCTCCTTCTTCTCCTGTTGGCTCTGCACACTCAGCTCTTCCACTTTGGCCCTCAGCCGCTTGTTCTCTGTCTCCAGGTTTTTCAGCTGTGACTCACGCAGACGCACCAGCTCCTCCAGATAACCCTGCACACCAAACAAGGAATTAGTTGCTGGTTTGGTGTGATAGTggttgttttattcattattttttttttaggagtcACCTTTTGGGCGTAAACAATCTTGAACCTCTGCTCCATCTTGCGACACTTGTTGCTCCAGCTCTCCTCGTCGGTCACGAGAGGGATGTATGGATGATCAGGGACACTCTCCTCACTGTTACTGCTGTCCACACTGTGACGATCATCCTCATCGCTCAGGTAGTCGTAACTGTACAATGAGAGGGGGAGATTGTAGTGttacacttgcacacacagaaaaaatgCTAAAGGTGAAGTGACGAGTTCAGTCTCACCTCTGAGTAAACTTCAGGTAGGGTGTGTAGTCGATGACAGCAGGAGATTTCCCATCCAGAGTCTCACCCTTCAAACAGAAACTGCACAGaaacaagagtaaaaaaaaaaacccacaacacacTTACAAGAAacatagctgactttgctttTTGGTGCCGTTGTTGATGACAAAAAACTTCCTATTAATCTCACAAAACCAATGGGTGTGCACATTATCAACGAGTAAATATCTATTTATAGCATATGGGAGCCTAAGATGTGCGGTAAATATTAGACATTAAAAGCCTGTATATGCTGTATTTTAGACATACTTTCACATGCTTTCACAGAGAAAGTACATTAATACTATagcaatgtattatttatgcatACAGGTCTATCTACTCCAGGTATGAAATGTAGGTCATAAAAGATTTTTAAGGCAGATATATTAATAATGTATATGAATCTGTATATTGTATAACTGAAACACGATGCATGTCACAGTTTGTAGTGTACGTTTTTTCACCTGAAGTCAATGGCACTCAGACCAATCAGCATGCCGGTCAGAACTGTGGCTTCCTCTCTCAGCATAATGGCTCCATCATCATAGAACCTCCTGTCAGGTCAAGAAACATATATTACAATGAATTTGCAGATTAATAGCCAAGAtcattttcacaccttttatATTTATCTAATAATTGCACTTTTGTTACATtgtgattatgattattttgcAACCCCACTTAAAAGGGACACAATCTGAATTTGGGGACGGTCCCTTTTATATGACTGGTCTGACCTGGTGGTTCTCGTGTCTCTCAGAGCAGTGGACACATATTCAGAGAGACGTTTTTCCATCAGTGCCACTCGAATCCATGCCCGGCCCTGTAGGACAAAGTCAAAAGGGAGTAGGAATATGGGGCTTTGTTTGGtgctctcccacacacacacacagacacaatcacTATCACGCACACATGAGTGAATGGGAACAAGCTTGCCTTGGCTCGTGATGTGCTGATGTTCTCTATGTTTTCAATGCTGGTGATGCAGCTGTTCTGAACCTTGCTGCATGCCACTCGGATGTATTCCCAGAAACTGCGCTGTCCATCTGAGCTGAACCAGCTTCCAGAACCTggtcaaacatttaaacatagcAGTGACAGCCAACCACACTACAAGCTTGCAGCCATGGCAACAGTACAGCTGACTGTAAAATCATATAAAATATCGCTTTGTTTTAATTCTAATAAGTTTTAGcatttttttagctttttaa of Solea solea chromosome 16, fSolSol10.1, whole genome shotgun sequence contains these proteins:
- the rundc3aa gene encoding RUN domain-containing protein 3A isoform X1; translated protein: MESGCIQTAMAMGLTSKKASARSVGVERKNLITVCRFSVKTLLEKYTAEPIDDSSEEFINFAAILEHILSHRFKGNTTGSGSWFSSDGQRSFWEYIRVACSKVQNSCITSIENIENISTSRAKGRAWIRVALMEKRLSEYVSTALRDTRTTRRFYDDGAIMLREEATVLTGMLIGLSAIDFSFCLKGETLDGKSPAVIDYTPYLKFTQSYDYLSDEDDRHSVDSSNSEESVPDHPYIPLVTDEESWSNKCRKMEQRFKIVYAQKGYLEELVRLRESQLKNLETENKRLRAKVEELSVQSQQEKKELEAIVLELQAQLSALTPCDSSHLDKDLSIPLVNQWSTITNNQGDVKLFRRRSFHSFEQLSAEISLNSDSQRTDGRQNGDADWTSAGKDNTPSMLGLCGSLASLPSSKSLASLKSSECLVNISTDPSPALSPS
- the rundc3aa gene encoding RUN domain-containing protein 3A isoform X2 translates to MESGCIQTAMAMGLTSKKASARSVGVERKNLITVCRFSVKTLLEKYTAEPIDDSSEEFINFAAILEHILSHRFKGSGSWFSSDGQRSFWEYIRVACSKVQNSCITSIENIENISTSRAKGRAWIRVALMEKRLSEYVSTALRDTRTTRRFYDDGAIMLREEATVLTGMLIGLSAIDFSFCLKGETLDGKSPAVIDYTPYLKFTQSYDYLSDEDDRHSVDSSNSEESVPDHPYIPLVTDEESWSNKCRKMEQRFKIVYAQKGYLEELVRLRESQLKNLETENKRLRAKVEELSVQSQQEKKELEAIVLELQAQLSALTPCDSSHLDKDLSIPLVNQWSTITNNQGDVKLFRRRSFHSFEQLSAEISLNSDSQRTDGRQNGDADWTSAGKDNTPSMLGLCGSLASLPSSKSLASLKSSECLVNISTDPSPALSPS